A single region of the Nicotiana sylvestris chromosome 6, ASM39365v2, whole genome shotgun sequence genome encodes:
- the LOC138870819 gene encoding uncharacterized protein, producing MKAQALADHLAENPVDDEYQPLSTYFPNKEVNSVEAISEDTNAWKMFFNGAVNAKGVGIRAILISPTGQHYPATTRLRFFCTNNTAEYEACIMGMNMAIDQDIEELLIMGDSDLIIQQAQGEWETRDVKLIPYRKHVKYLSKRFKSIEFRYIPRCHNELADALATLASMLPYPGNAHIDPLEIQIRERHGYCNTVGVEPNIQPWYHDIKRFLKTKEYPEQASGDQKRTIRRHASGFFMSGDVLYKRTLDLNLLRCIDAEEAGRIMYEVHAGVCGPHMNGYVLANKIL from the coding sequence atgaaagcccaagcgctagcagatcatttggctgaaaatCCGGTCGAcgatgaataccaacctttgagcaCCTACTTCCCGAATaaagaggtaaattcagttgaggcaatatctgaagacaccaatgcttggaaaatgttctttaaTGGAGCGGTAAatgcaaaaggtgttggaattagggcaatcttgatctcacccactggtcagcattatccagccacaacCCGACTTcgatttttctgcacaaacaacactgctgagtatgaagcctgcattatgggtatgaacatggcaattgaCCAAGATATCGaggaattgttaatcatgggagattcggatctgatTATCCAACAagcccaaggagaatgggagactcgagatgtCAAACTTATTCCCTACAGGAAGCATGTGAAATATCTTAGCAAACggttcaagtcaatagagttcaggtacatccctcgttGTCATAATGAACtggccgatgcacttgctactttggcctcgatgctgccatacccaggcaatgcccataTTGACCCTTTGGAAATTCAAATTCGGGAAAGGCACGGGTATTGTAATACGGTTGGGGTAGAACCGAATAttcaaccatggtatcatgacatcaaaagatttctgaaaactaaagaaTACCCTGAGCAAGCCAGTggggaccaaaagagaaccattagacgccACGCAAGTGGTTTCTTCATGAGCggtgatgtcttgtacaaaaggactctggacctcaatttgttaagatgtaTTGACGCCGaagaggccggaagaatcatgtatgaagtgcatgcgggagtgtgtggaccccacatgaacgggtatgttttggcaaataAAATCCTTTGA